Proteins from a single region of Undibacterium sp. KW1:
- a CDS encoding methyltransferase domain-containing protein, which yields MKLLHVGCGPQNKSGTTPFFQSDEWQEVRFDIDPKVNPDIQGTLTDMSAVETGSIDAVYSSHNIEHLYPHEVPFALKEILRVLKDDGIFVVTCPDMVSVCKLVAEDKLLEPAYISPAGPIAPIDILYGHRAAMERGNLFMAHRCGFTQKVLMNTLAGAGFQTVVAASRPSAFDLWAVGSKSARPIPEMENLLRTQLK from the coding sequence TTGAAATTACTACACGTAGGCTGCGGCCCGCAAAACAAATCTGGTACTACACCTTTCTTTCAGTCAGATGAATGGCAGGAAGTACGTTTTGATATCGATCCCAAGGTCAATCCCGACATACAAGGTACTCTGACAGATATGAGTGCTGTCGAAACAGGCTCCATCGATGCAGTCTATTCCTCCCATAATATTGAACACCTGTATCCGCATGAAGTGCCGTTTGCGCTCAAGGAAATCTTGCGCGTGCTCAAGGATGACGGCATCTTTGTGGTGACTTGTCCTGATATGGTATCGGTCTGCAAACTGGTGGCTGAGGACAAATTACTCGAACCTGCCTACATATCCCCCGCCGGGCCGATTGCACCTATCGATATTCTGTACGGACACCGCGCGGCCATGGAAAGAGGCAATTTGTTTATGGCCCACCGTTGTGGTTTTACCCAAAAAGTATTGATGAATACCCTCGCTGGTGCAGGCTTTCAGACTGTAGTAGCGGCATCGCGCCCGTCAGCTTTTGATTTGTGGGCGGTAGGCAGCAAGAGTGCCAGGCCTATTCCTGAGATGGAGAATTTGTTGCGTACGCAATTGAAATAA
- a CDS encoding glycosyltransferase family 4 protein, whose translation MKILFVHQNFPGQFVHLAPALAADPANEVVALTMQKAAPALWNGVKVFSYQVARGTSAEIHPWLADSEPKVIRGEAAMRAALQLREQGFVPDVIIAHPGWGESLFLKKVWPKAKLGIYAEFFYHAQGADVGFDPEFSSNAIEQACKIQLKNINNLLHIEMADAAISPTHWQASTFPSAFREHISVIHDGINTDLIAPNPGVALALAGGLKLTRDDEVITFVNRNLEPYRGYHIFMRALPQILAQRPNAHVLMVGGDDVSYGAKSESGRSWKEIFLSEVSAQLPEGALERIHFLGNIPYQHFIPLLQLSRVHVYLTYPFVLSWSLLEAMSAGCAIVASNTQPLREAIRHNETGRLVDFFDVAALSKEVCDLLDQPEERQRLGENARRFACEFYDLQKVCLPAQIEWVYGMAEDTKVNIQNDISAQPLVNTVVIELK comes from the coding sequence ATGAAAATCCTGTTCGTTCACCAAAATTTTCCAGGGCAGTTTGTCCATCTTGCGCCAGCACTTGCTGCAGACCCGGCGAATGAAGTTGTCGCACTGACCATGCAAAAGGCTGCTCCCGCGCTGTGGAATGGCGTCAAGGTGTTCTCATACCAGGTGGCGCGTGGCACCAGTGCAGAAATTCATCCCTGGCTGGCAGATAGCGAACCCAAGGTCATCCGTGGTGAGGCTGCCATGCGCGCCGCACTCCAGTTGCGCGAACAGGGTTTTGTACCTGATGTGATCATCGCCCATCCAGGCTGGGGTGAAAGCCTGTTCCTGAAAAAAGTATGGCCCAAAGCCAAGCTTGGCATCTATGCCGAATTCTTTTATCACGCGCAGGGGGCAGATGTCGGGTTTGATCCTGAATTCTCTTCTAACGCGATTGAGCAAGCCTGCAAGATACAGCTCAAGAATATCAATAACCTCTTGCATATAGAAATGGCGGATGCCGCCATTTCTCCTACACACTGGCAAGCAAGCACTTTCCCCAGCGCCTTCCGTGAACACATCAGCGTCATTCACGATGGCATCAACACGGATCTGATCGCACCCAATCCCGGCGTGGCTCTGGCCCTGGCCGGAGGGCTGAAACTGACGCGTGATGATGAAGTCATTACCTTCGTCAACCGTAATCTGGAACCCTACCGCGGCTATCATATTTTCATGCGCGCCTTGCCACAGATACTGGCACAGCGCCCCAATGCTCACGTACTGATGGTGGGTGGAGATGATGTCAGTTACGGTGCCAAGTCAGAAAGTGGGAGGTCATGGAAAGAGATTTTCCTCAGCGAAGTAAGTGCTCAATTACCAGAGGGGGCACTTGAACGCATACATTTCCTGGGAAATATCCCTTACCAGCATTTTATTCCCTTACTGCAATTGTCGCGTGTCCATGTCTATCTGACTTATCCCTTCGTCTTGTCATGGAGCCTGCTTGAGGCCATGAGTGCAGGATGCGCCATCGTCGCGTCGAATACCCAGCCTTTGCGTGAAGCCATACGTCACAATGAGACAGGCAGACTGGTTGATTTCTTTGATGTGGCAGCGCTGAGCAAAGAGGTCTGTGACTTGCTGGACCAGCCCGAAGAAAGGCAGCGTCTGGGCGAAAATGCCCGTCGTTTTGCCTGTGAATTTTATGACCTGCAAAAAGTGTGTCTGCCAGCACAAATTGAATGGGTATACGGCATGGCAGAAGACACAAAAGTTAACATTCAAAATGATATATCTGCAC
- a CDS encoding SapC family protein, with amino-acid sequence MFQNAQTLDKNLHASLRFQPAADFAFARSLTTAPLAPTEIPEAAQFYPVLFSQSGLLNPIAVLGLRERNVFLNEKNQWTEAYVPVHVRRYPFILGRIGDTDDYVLAADMDAPQFNTKEGELVFTEKSEFNPSFGKVLELLNSYEKNLREGRLILNELETTGVLVAKDLNFREGDEVHLIGGFRIVDREKVLALDDATLARWVRSGLMSLLELHWASFRHLPKVALASSRPNQVQ; translated from the coding sequence ATGTTTCAAAATGCTCAAACCCTGGACAAGAACCTGCATGCCTCTTTGCGCTTTCAACCAGCTGCTGACTTTGCTTTTGCTCGTAGCCTGACCACTGCCCCACTGGCACCGACAGAAATCCCTGAGGCCGCTCAGTTCTATCCAGTCTTGTTCTCGCAATCCGGTTTGCTCAACCCGATTGCCGTGCTGGGTTTGAGAGAACGCAACGTATTCCTGAATGAAAAAAATCAATGGACTGAAGCCTATGTACCAGTTCATGTACGTCGCTACCCATTCATCCTGGGTCGTATCGGTGACACTGATGACTACGTGCTGGCTGCTGATATGGATGCGCCACAGTTCAATACCAAAGAAGGCGAACTGGTATTTACAGAAAAATCTGAATTCAATCCCAGCTTTGGCAAGGTATTGGAACTGCTGAACAGCTATGAGAAAAACCTGCGTGAAGGCCGCCTCATTCTGAATGAATTGGAAACCACAGGCGTATTGGTTGCCAAAGACCTCAACTTCCGTGAAGGCGATGAAGTTCACCTGATCGGTGGCTTCCGTATTGTCGATCGTGAAAAAGTACTGGCACTTGATGATGCAACACTGGCACGTTGGGTACGTAGTGGTTTGATGTCCCTGCTGGAATTGCACTGGGCGTCTTTCCGTCACCTGCCTAAAGTGGCACTGGCTTCTTCACGTCCAAATCAGGTTCAGTAA
- a CDS encoding tetratricopeptide repeat protein yields MHKKKIPAAAKNASPASHAGASQAAQLLQKALLVHQAGNLADAAAIYQQILAIDARHFEALQFLGMIRRSTGQLQEALDLLTLAASIKPANTIIHASLGNVLMDLERHADAIVSYDRFLSAMPDFAEVLNNKANALSALGREAEAMACYEHVLRQQPDFSDAHFNRGNLYMDMRQYAQALADYEHVLRSHPGHFQSWNNRGNALLKLERLPEARQSYQQGLSIAPDNPELHACLAHAYKITGQLNEAVQHYAKVLELTTVGFPRQNAALQLAILHYVFGNQANVDALLHVAKDMLGNALIKDKGSLIYCAFMLKIQLWWQIYRQQAQNPQAQGTLYVIGESHILSAHNLPVTYQGQHLQCKGLWIEGCTQWQIGKVETNHYQQLMRHYLQALPVASSVLITIGEIDCRIDSGILKASKKSANTGTTDAHNTPNISLAQRVQDVIVAFLDFIVAHARLCQLKLIISGVPAYFINENGYTGDQLQEFGQFLTLFNASLKQQVAERGLDFLDVFTLTDGGGGKSNQQWHIDEHHLRPDGIIEAFSRHLLTS; encoded by the coding sequence ATGCATAAGAAGAAAATACCTGCTGCGGCCAAAAACGCTAGCCCTGCTTCCCATGCAGGGGCAAGCCAGGCGGCGCAGTTGTTGCAAAAGGCATTGCTGGTACATCAGGCCGGGAACCTGGCTGATGCTGCTGCCATCTATCAGCAGATACTAGCCATTGATGCCCGGCATTTTGAAGCCTTGCAATTCCTTGGCATGATCAGGCGAAGTACGGGTCAACTGCAAGAGGCGCTTGATTTATTGACCTTGGCGGCTTCCATCAAGCCAGCCAATACCATCATACATGCTTCGCTCGGCAATGTTTTAATGGACCTTGAGCGTCACGCCGATGCTATTGTCAGTTATGACCGCTTCTTATCAGCCATGCCTGATTTTGCCGAAGTTCTCAACAATAAGGCGAATGCATTAAGTGCCTTGGGACGCGAAGCAGAGGCCATGGCATGTTACGAGCATGTGCTGCGCCAACAGCCAGATTTTTCTGATGCGCATTTTAACCGTGGCAATCTTTACATGGACATGCGCCAGTATGCGCAGGCCCTGGCTGACTATGAACATGTGCTGCGTAGTCATCCTGGTCATTTTCAATCCTGGAATAATCGTGGTAACGCGCTGCTGAAACTGGAAAGACTGCCTGAGGCGAGGCAAAGTTACCAGCAGGGATTAAGCATCGCGCCCGACAATCCAGAATTGCACGCTTGCCTGGCTCACGCTTATAAAATCACTGGACAGTTAAATGAGGCGGTTCAGCATTATGCCAAAGTGCTGGAACTGACCACGGTCGGTTTTCCCAGGCAAAATGCTGCGTTACAGCTGGCGATCCTGCACTATGTCTTTGGTAACCAGGCCAATGTAGATGCTTTGTTGCATGTGGCAAAAGACATGCTGGGCAATGCGCTGATTAAAGACAAGGGTTCTTTGATTTACTGCGCCTTCATGTTGAAAATCCAATTATGGTGGCAGATTTACAGGCAGCAGGCACAAAACCCGCAAGCGCAAGGCACGCTCTATGTCATAGGTGAGAGTCACATCCTGTCGGCCCATAATCTGCCGGTCACTTATCAGGGCCAACATCTGCAATGCAAAGGGCTATGGATAGAAGGCTGTACACAATGGCAAATCGGTAAAGTCGAAACCAATCATTACCAGCAACTAATGCGGCATTATCTGCAGGCCCTGCCTGTCGCGTCCAGCGTATTGATTACCATAGGTGAAATTGATTGCCGCATTGATAGCGGCATCCTGAAAGCCAGTAAAAAATCTGCAAACACCGGCACTACTGATGCCCACAACACTCCCAACATCAGCCTGGCGCAGCGGGTGCAGGATGTCATAGTGGCCTTCCTGGATTTTATTGTTGCCCATGCGCGGCTGTGCCAGCTAAAGCTCATCATCAGCGGTGTTCCTGCCTATTTCATCAATGAAAATGGCTATACGGGAGATCAGTTGCAGGAATTTGGTCAGTTTTTGACATTGTTCAATGCCAGTCTGAAGCAGCAGGTAGCAGAGCGGGGTCTGGATTTTCTTGATGTGTTTACCCTGACCGATGGCGGTGGTGGTAAATCGAATCAGCAATGGCATATAGACGAGCATCATTTACGTCCGGATGGCATTATTGAAGCATTCTCCCGTCATTTGCTCACTTCCTGA